In a genomic window of Nocardia fluminea:
- a CDS encoding ImmA/IrrE family metallo-endopeptidase, translating into MSKSKTQSTSRSYRRVAAAVDAVCAVAADSDATSLDEVVHAVSLERKREIEITSANLGPGVCGQRRFYPERDIIVLADALPSRDHTLAHELGHIVFDHEGAPAVETTLEVSDDLIAYMLSQRAHAQIVDDGADDLAEWEAETFAAMLMTRLRVFANRGAGVSVLRFDEALG; encoded by the coding sequence ATGAGTAAGAGCAAGACCCAGAGCACCTCCCGGTCCTATCGCCGCGTCGCCGCCGCCGTCGACGCGGTGTGCGCGGTGGCCGCCGACTCCGACGCCACCAGCCTCGACGAGGTGGTCCACGCCGTCTCCCTGGAACGCAAACGCGAAATCGAGATCACCAGCGCGAACCTCGGCCCCGGTGTGTGCGGGCAGCGCCGGTTCTATCCCGAACGCGACATCATCGTGCTCGCCGACGCGCTCCCGAGTCGCGATCACACCCTCGCGCACGAACTCGGCCACATCGTCTTCGATCACGAGGGCGCGCCGGCGGTGGAGACCACCCTCGAGGTCAGTGACGATCTGATCGCCTACATGCTCAGCCAGCGCGCCCACGCCCAGATCGTCGACGACGGCGCCGACGATCTCGCCGAATGGGAAGCCGAGACCTTCGCGGCCATGCTCATGACGCGACTGCGCGTGTTCGCCAACCGGGGCGCAGGCGTCTCGGTCCTTCGATTCGATGAGGCACTCGGATGA